The Thiobacter sp. AK1 genomic interval GAAGTTTTCCAGGGTGGGTGGTGGCGGGGGTGCCAGCTTGAGTACGAGCTGTTTCATGGCAAGAAGGGCTTTTGCGGTAGAATGCCGGCTTTCATGCAAACGCTACACTTTAGCGACCGGTCCGCGGGAACTCAACCTTGAACACCTCCGATTCCAGCCGTTCCTTGAGCTATCGCGACGCCGGGGTGGACATCGACGCCGGTGATGCCCTGGTGGAAAACATCAAGCCACTGGCACGCCGGACTCTGCGTCCCGAGGTATTGGCCGGCATCGGTGGGTTTGGTGCCTTGTTCGAACTGACGGGCAAGTACCGGGAGCCGGTGCTGGTCTCCGGCACCGACGGGGTGGGCACCAAGCTCAAACTCGCCTTCCAGATGAACCGTCACGACACGGTGGGCATCGACTTGGTGGCCATGAGTGTCAACGACATCCTGGTGCAAGGGGCGGAGCCCCTGTTCTTCCTCGACTATTTCGCCTGCGGCAAGCTGGACGTGGCCACCGCCACCGAGGTGGTCAAGGGTATCGCCCGCGGTTGCGAGTTGGCCGGTTGCGCCCTGATCGGCGGCGAGACGGCGGAAATGCCAGGCATGTACCCGCCGGGCGAGTATGATCTCGCGGGCTTCGCGGTGGGCGCGGTGGAAAAGAGTCGCATCATCACCGGGCGTGACATCGCGGTGGGCGACACGGTGCTCGGCCTGGCGTCCAGCGGTCCGCACTCCAATGGCTATGCCCTGATTCGCAAGCTGTTACAAACCACGGGAGCCGACCTTGCAGCGGACTTCCACGGACGCAGCCTGGGCGACACCCTGCTTGCACCCACGCGCATCTACGTCAAGCCGGTGCTCGCTTTACTTGACCGCGTGCCGGTGAAGGGGATGGCACACATCACCGGTGGTGGCCTGCTGGAGAACATCCCGCGCATCCTGGCCAGCTCCCTCACGGCAGTGCTCGACCGCGATGCTTGGCGCATGCCGCCCATCTTCCAATGGCTGCAAGCAGCAGGCAACGTCGAACAACGGGAAATGTACCGCACCTTCAATTGCGGCATCGGCATGGTGCTGGTGGTGGCGCCCCAGGACGCGCCAGCGGCACGCCGCGTCCTGGAAGAGGCTGGCGAGACGGTGTTCGAGCTGGGCCGGATCGCCGCACGCAAGCCGGGCGAGCCCCAGACCGTGATCCAGTGAACGCTGCGCGGTGAAATCCCTGGTCGTCCTCATCTCCGGGCGCGGCAGCAATCTACGCGCCATTCTCGACGCGGGACTGCCAGCGCGCATCGCCGCCGTCATCAGCAACAATCCGGGTGCCGCCGGATTCGCGTTCGCCCGCGAACGGAACATCGTCACCCGCGTCGTGGATCACCGGGGACATGCCCGACGGGAGGATTTCGAC includes:
- the purM gene encoding phosphoribosylformylglycinamidine cyclo-ligase, with product MNTSDSSRSLSYRDAGVDIDAGDALVENIKPLARRTLRPEVLAGIGGFGALFELTGKYREPVLVSGTDGVGTKLKLAFQMNRHDTVGIDLVAMSVNDILVQGAEPLFFLDYFACGKLDVATATEVVKGIARGCELAGCALIGGETAEMPGMYPPGEYDLAGFAVGAVEKSRIITGRDIAVGDTVLGLASSGPHSNGYALIRKLLQTTGADLAADFHGRSLGDTLLAPTRIYVKPVLALLDRVPVKGMAHITGGGLLENIPRILASSLTAVLDRDAWRMPPIFQWLQAAGNVEQREMYRTFNCGIGMVLVVAPQDAPAARRVLEEAGETVFELGRIAARKPGEPQTVIQ